A part of Longimicrobiaceae bacterium genomic DNA contains:
- a CDS encoding YggT family protein, with protein MGWALLLATLNLFKLLILARVILSWVVSPMSRNPAVEAIRRITDTVLRPISSILPPMGGLDLSPLVAFFAISLLQNLIASQLVY; from the coding sequence ATGGGATGGGCGCTCCTGCTGGCCACGCTGAACCTGTTCAAGCTGCTCATCCTGGCGCGGGTGATCCTGTCGTGGGTCGTCTCGCCCATGTCGCGCAACCCCGCCGTGGAGGCCATCCGCCGCATCACCGACACCGTGCTGCGGCCCATCTCCTCCATCCTGCCGCCCATGGGCGGGCTGGACCTCTCCCCGCTCGTCGCCTTCTTCGCCATCTCCCTCCTCCAGAACCTCATCGCCAGCCAGCTCGTCTACTGA